In Thermosipho atlanticus DSM 15807, one DNA window encodes the following:
- a CDS encoding asparaginase, whose product MKKVVILTTGGTIAMVKKDESVVPYEKGNMLISEIPELSKLKDIKIEVREFSNIPSPYMTPKNMWELSKTIDKVLEDEEVLGVVVTHGTDTLEETSYLLDLTLRSEKPVVCTAAMRNIGELGTDGPRNVYSSVLTVLSPQSYGMGVMVCLNDEIHAAREVTKTYTSNVATFDSPGYGPLGIVDEDSVIFFRKSLTREKILVEKIEEKIALIKTFTGDDGSFLKIAVKLGYKGIILEGFGRGNVPPLVADSVEEVIKMGVPVVITSRCFKGRVYPVYGYKGGGADLRKKGAILSEHPIGQKAKIKLMVVMGKTTKIEEIREYFERDIKRRPLEHG is encoded by the coding sequence ATGAAAAAAGTTGTAATACTTACAACTGGTGGGACAATAGCAATGGTTAAGAAAGATGAGAGTGTTGTACCATATGAAAAGGGAAACATGTTAATAAGTGAAATTCCTGAATTATCAAAGTTAAAAGACATTAAAATAGAAGTTCGTGAATTTTCAAATATACCAAGTCCATATATGACTCCAAAAAACATGTGGGAGCTTTCTAAAACAATTGATAAAGTACTCGAAGATGAGGAAGTTTTGGGGGTTGTTGTAACCCATGGGACTGATACGTTGGAGGAAACCTCATATCTTTTAGATTTGACATTAAGAAGTGAAAAGCCTGTTGTTTGCACTGCTGCGATGAGAAATATAGGTGAACTTGGAACCGATGGGCCAAGAAATGTTTATTCATCAGTATTAACGGTTTTATCCCCACAATCATATGGGATGGGAGTTATGGTATGTCTTAATGATGAAATTCATGCAGCTAGAGAAGTAACAAAAACTTATACTAGCAATGTTGCAACATTCGATTCTCCAGGATATGGTCCACTTGGTATAGTTGATGAAGATTCTGTGATATTTTTTAGAAAGTCTTTGACCCGTGAAAAAATTCTTGTCGAGAAAATTGAGGAAAAAATAGCACTTATAAAAACTTTTACAGGGGATGATGGAAGTTTCTTAAAAATTGCAGTAAAATTAGGATATAAAGGAATAATTTTAGAAGGATTTGGGAGAGGGAATGTCCCTCCTTTGGTTGCCGATTCGGTAGAGGAAGTTATAAAAATGGGAGTACCAGTAGTGATCACTTCAAGATGTTTTAAGGGGAGAGTTTATCCAGTATATGGTTATAAGGGTGGAGGAGCAGATTTAAGAAAAAAAGGTGCAATATTGAGTGAGCATCCTATTGGACAAAAGGCAAAAATAAAACTAATGGTAGTAATGGGTAAAACCACAAAAATTGAAGAAATAAGGGAATATTTTGAACGTGATATTAAAAGGAGGCCCCTTGAACATGGTTAG